In one window of Hymenobacter nivis DNA:
- a CDS encoding exonuclease SbcCD subunit D C-terminal domain-containing protein — MRVLHTADWHLGQHFLTGQERLTEQRAFLTWLLGAVQTHGVDALVVAGDVFDTTTPSHAAQELYYNFLVQMQGTNCHDIVVVGGNHDSPTLLNASRQLLRRLRIHVVGGVPADPAEQVVALAETSGRPALVVCAVPFLRDRDIRLAVAGETPDERQLRVRQSIAAHYGALAAGDAVRRLREQDVPVLATGHLYAAGGEAREGAERDVHIGGLGSVGAPDFPAAFDYVALGHLHRPQVVGGQAHIRYSGSPVPLSFTEADDRQQVLLLDFKGAGAPTITALPVPVVRRLQRFHGTLEEVEANILAYDNAAFELVAWADIQVRSDESQAEVQRRVQAVLKERAAHVQAPRGARHQRATEAPDVATAAAGPLVFLHDLTVDEVFGRRVAGLPPGRAAALTATFGELRQLLAEADPQAWGGEEG, encoded by the coding sequence ATGCGCGTATTGCACACCGCCGACTGGCACCTGGGCCAGCATTTCCTAACCGGGCAGGAACGCCTGACCGAGCAGCGGGCGTTTCTGACGTGGCTGCTGGGGGCCGTGCAAACCCACGGCGTAGACGCGCTGGTGGTGGCCGGCGACGTATTCGACACCACCACGCCCTCGCACGCGGCCCAGGAGCTGTACTACAATTTCCTGGTGCAGATGCAAGGGACCAACTGCCACGACATTGTAGTGGTGGGCGGCAACCACGACTCGCCCACCCTACTCAACGCCTCGCGGCAGCTGCTGCGGCGGCTGCGCATCCACGTTGTGGGCGGCGTGCCCGCCGATCCCGCCGAGCAGGTGGTGGCCCTGGCCGAAACCAGCGGCCGGCCCGCGCTGGTGGTCTGCGCCGTGCCGTTTCTGCGCGACCGCGACATTCGCCTCGCCGTGGCCGGCGAAACGCCCGACGAGCGCCAACTCCGCGTGCGCCAAAGCATTGCCGCCCACTACGGGGCCCTCGCCGCGGGCGACGCCGTGCGGCGCCTGCGCGAGCAGGACGTGCCCGTGCTGGCCACCGGCCACCTCTACGCGGCCGGCGGGGAGGCCCGCGAGGGCGCTGAGCGCGATGTGCACATCGGCGGGCTAGGCTCGGTGGGGGCCCCGGATTTTCCAGCGGCATTCGACTACGTGGCCCTCGGGCACTTGCACCGGCCGCAGGTGGTGGGCGGGCAGGCGCACATCCGCTACTCGGGCTCGCCGGTGCCGCTCTCGTTTACCGAGGCCGACGACCGCCAGCAGGTGCTACTGCTAGATTTCAAAGGCGCCGGGGCCCCCACGATTACCGCCCTACCAGTGCCCGTGGTGCGCCGCCTCCAACGCTTCCACGGTACCCTGGAGGAAGTAGAAGCCAATATTTTGGCCTACGACAACGCCGCCTTCGAGCTGGTGGCCTGGGCCGATATCCAGGTACGTTCCGACGAGTCACAGGCCGAAGTGCAGCGCCGCGTGCAGGCCGTGCTGAAGGAGCGCGCCGCCCACGTGCAGGCTCCCCGCGGCGCCCGCCACCAGCGCGCCACCGAGGCGCCCGACGTGGCCACCGCCGCCGCCGGGCCCCTGGTCTTCCTGCACGATTTGACGGTGGACGAGGTATTTGGCCGGCGCGTAGCGGGCCTGCCGCCCGGGCGCGCCGCCGCCCTCACCGCCACCTTCGGCGAGCTGCGCCAGCTACTGGCCGAAGCCGACCCACAAGCCTGGGGCGGCGAGGAAGGCTAG
- a CDS encoding IS630 family transposase: protein MRRLFLEAIQPEDVTRFVFVDETSTNLPYCRRYGRAPAGQRLDQAVPLLSGPNVTLLAALTPDGLGALLSVNGAVNGAVNGDVFAAYLDQVPGPTLRPGDVVVLDNLSVHKVDGLDDIVRKYGARLRYLPPYSPDFNPIELAFSKLKTWLRTAKARTRDLLEEAIRAAAEWVTEQDAKNWFDHCGYHVQ from the coding sequence TTGCGCCGCTTGTTTTTGGAAGCCATTCAGCCAGAAGATGTTACCCGTTTCGTATTCGTGGACGAGACGAGCACTAACCTCCCCTACTGCCGCCGCTATGGCCGGGCCCCGGCCGGCCAGCGCCTGGACCAGGCCGTGCCGTTGCTCAGCGGCCCGAACGTGACGCTCCTCGCCGCCCTGACCCCGGACGGGCTCGGGGCGTTGCTCAGCGTCAACGGGGCTGTCAACGGGGCTGTCAACGGCGACGTGTTTGCCGCCTACCTCGACCAGGTGCCCGGCCCCACCCTGCGGCCGGGCGACGTGGTGGTACTCGACAACCTCTCCGTGCATAAGGTGGACGGGCTGGACGATATCGTGCGCAAATACGGGGCACGGCTGCGCTACCTGCCGCCTTATTCGCCTGATTTCAACCCCATTGAACTGGCTTTTAGCAAGCTCAAGACGTGGCTGCGCACCGCCAAGGCCCGTACCCGCGACCTGCTGGAGGAAGCCATCCGGGCCGCCGCCGAGTGGGTAACCGAACAGGATGCCAAAAATTGGTTTGACCATTGTGGATATCATGTACAGTGA
- a CDS encoding amino acid permease codes for MASIFAKKPLAVLLGEANSTGHGALKRTLGAGNLVALGVGAIIGAGLFVRTAAAAAQAAGPGITLAFILAAFGCVFAGLCYAEFAAMIPIAGSAYTYAYTTMGEFVAWVIGWALIMEYALGAATVSIAWSEYLNKLLEVFGTSVPYNLSHSPFEHAMVNGVAQHGLINLPALLVIVALSLLLVKGTQESALFNAVVVVLKVLIVIVFIAIGWQFINPANHTPYLIPADAVVKNSAGEVVRTYEGFFKHGLGGIIGGAGIVFFAFIGFDAVSTAAQEAKNPKRDMPIGILGSLAICTVLYILFGHVLTGVASWREFADPALGGEASVAYAIRAHMPGYSWLATAVTVGILLGFTSVILVMLMGQSRVFFSMAKDGLMPKAFSELHPRFNTPYKSNLMLMVFVGLFAAFVPGSLAGDLTSFGTLLAFVLVSLGVWIMRKSDPEQPRPFRAPLSAPSFPLVPIMGALVCTLLIVGLDPFTLEVALAWMLAGFVVYFLYGKRNSKLQQGIVVVPEEMEKEAFIKPDKDNW; via the coding sequence ATGGCTAGTATTTTTGCCAAAAAACCCCTGGCGGTGCTGCTGGGTGAAGCCAACTCTACCGGGCACGGGGCTCTGAAGCGCACGCTGGGCGCTGGCAACCTCGTGGCCCTGGGCGTGGGCGCTATCATCGGGGCGGGCCTGTTTGTGCGCACCGCCGCCGCCGCCGCGCAGGCCGCAGGGCCGGGCATCACGCTGGCCTTCATCCTGGCGGCCTTTGGGTGCGTGTTTGCGGGCCTGTGCTACGCCGAGTTTGCGGCCATGATTCCGATTGCCGGCTCGGCCTACACCTACGCCTACACCACTATGGGCGAGTTTGTGGCCTGGGTTATCGGCTGGGCCCTCATCATGGAGTACGCCCTGGGCGCGGCCACCGTCAGCATTGCTTGGAGCGAGTACCTGAACAAGCTCTTGGAGGTCTTCGGCACCAGTGTGCCATACAATCTAAGCCACTCGCCCTTCGAGCACGCCATGGTGAACGGCGTGGCGCAGCACGGCCTCATCAACCTGCCCGCGCTGCTCGTCATCGTAGCCCTGAGCCTGCTGCTGGTGAAAGGCACCCAGGAGTCGGCGCTGTTCAACGCCGTGGTGGTGGTGCTGAAAGTACTGATCGTCATTGTATTCATTGCCATCGGCTGGCAGTTCATCAATCCGGCCAACCACACGCCTTACCTCATTCCGGCCGACGCCGTGGTGAAAAACTCGGCTGGCGAAGTGGTGCGCACCTACGAAGGCTTCTTTAAGCATGGCCTGGGCGGCATCATCGGGGGCGCGGGCATCGTGTTCTTCGCCTTCATCGGTTTCGACGCCGTGAGCACGGCTGCGCAGGAAGCCAAAAACCCCAAGCGCGACATGCCCATTGGCATTCTGGGCTCACTGGCCATTTGCACAGTGCTCTACATCTTGTTCGGGCACGTGCTGACGGGCGTGGCCAGCTGGCGCGAATTTGCCGACCCGGCCCTGGGCGGCGAGGCCTCGGTGGCCTACGCCATCCGGGCCCACATGCCCGGCTATAGCTGGCTGGCCACGGCCGTGACGGTGGGCATTCTGCTCGGCTTCACGTCGGTTATCCTGGTGATGCTCATGGGCCAGAGCCGTGTGTTCTTCTCGATGGCCAAGGACGGGCTGATGCCTAAGGCCTTCTCCGAGCTGCACCCCCGGTTCAACACGCCCTACAAATCCAACCTGATGCTGATGGTGTTCGTGGGCCTGTTCGCGGCCTTCGTGCCCGGCTCGCTGGCCGGCGACCTCACCTCGTTCGGCACACTGCTGGCCTTCGTGCTCGTGAGCCTGGGCGTGTGGATCATGCGCAAGTCGGACCCCGAGCAGCCCCGGCCGTTCCGCGCGCCGCTCTCCGCGCCCAGCTTCCCGCTGGTGCCCATCATGGGGGCCCTGGTGTGCACGCTGCTGATTGTGGGCCTCGACCCCTTCACGCTGGAAGTGGCCCTGGCCTGGATGCTGGCGGGCTTTGTGGTGTACTTCCTCTACGGTAAGCGCAATTCCAAGCTCCAGCAGGGTATTGTGGTAGTGCCGGAGGAGATGGAGAAGGAAGCCTTCATCAAGCCCGACAAAGACAACTGGTAA
- a CDS encoding MBL fold metallo-hydrolase has translation MPPLPSSAAPAVQIQQFYDKGLAQASYAVRCGRQVALIDPGRDPQVYYDFADEHEAKIVAVIETHSHADFVSSHLEIAEETGARIYCSKLLGAQYAHHDFDDGDRIALGTVELHAVNTPGHSPDSISVLLMDDLAQTRAVFTGDALFVGDVGRPDLREDAAAGGHTREALAAQLYQSTRRKLMTLPGTTKVYPAHGPGSLCGKTTSPDLDSTIARELATNYALQPMSEPEFVQALLANQPFAPKYFGHSVHLNKLGAKAYEASVRAVPHLPPGTAPAPGVLLIDTRPAAKFRAGHLPGALNLMDGVKFETWLGSIVGPQEPFYLMADSHIALDAVVRKAAKIGYETNIKGALLAPAARPATAPEVDVAAVRQHPERFTVVDVRNPAETQPPLFPGALNIPLPKLRERAHEVPTDKPILVHCAGGYRSAAGASILAAAFPEAEVFDLGEAVEGFLIGAST, from the coding sequence ATGCCCCCTCTCCCCAGTAGCGCGGCCCCGGCCGTGCAAATCCAACAGTTCTACGACAAGGGCCTGGCCCAGGCAAGCTACGCCGTGCGCTGCGGCCGCCAGGTGGCCCTCATCGACCCGGGCCGCGACCCGCAGGTGTACTACGATTTTGCCGACGAGCACGAGGCCAAAATCGTGGCTGTCATCGAGACGCATTCGCACGCCGATTTTGTGTCGTCGCACCTGGAAATTGCCGAGGAAACCGGAGCCCGCATCTACTGTAGCAAACTGCTGGGGGCCCAGTACGCGCACCACGACTTCGACGATGGCGACCGCATCGCCCTCGGCACCGTGGAGCTGCACGCCGTGAACACGCCCGGCCACTCGCCCGACAGCATCAGCGTGCTGCTGATGGACGACCTAGCCCAGACGCGCGCTGTGTTCACCGGCGACGCCCTGTTTGTGGGCGACGTGGGCCGGCCCGACTTGCGCGAAGACGCCGCCGCGGGCGGCCACACCCGCGAGGCCCTCGCCGCCCAGCTCTACCAGAGCACCCGCCGCAAGCTGATGACGCTGCCCGGCACCACCAAGGTATACCCCGCCCACGGCCCCGGCAGCCTATGCGGCAAAACCACCAGCCCCGACCTCGACAGCACCATCGCCCGCGAGCTGGCCACCAACTACGCCCTCCAGCCCATGTCGGAGCCCGAGTTTGTGCAGGCCTTGCTCGCCAACCAACCGTTCGCACCCAAGTACTTCGGCCATAGCGTACATCTCAATAAGCTGGGCGCCAAGGCCTACGAGGCCAGCGTGCGCGCCGTGCCCCACCTGCCGCCCGGCACCGCCCCGGCTCCCGGCGTACTGCTGATCGACACCCGGCCCGCCGCCAAGTTCCGCGCCGGCCACCTGCCGGGAGCCCTAAATTTGATGGACGGCGTCAAGTTTGAAACCTGGCTGGGCTCCATAGTGGGGCCCCAGGAGCCGTTTTATCTAATGGCCGATTCCCACATTGCGCTGGACGCCGTGGTTCGCAAAGCCGCCAAAATCGGCTACGAAACCAACATCAAAGGGGCCCTGCTAGCCCCCGCCGCCCGGCCCGCTACCGCCCCGGAGGTCGACGTGGCCGCCGTGCGCCAGCACCCCGAGCGCTTCACCGTCGTCGACGTCCGCAACCCCGCCGAGACTCAGCCGCCCCTCTTCCCCGGGGCCCTAAATATCCCGCTGCCGAAACTGCGCGAGCGCGCCCACGAAGTCCCCACCGACAAGCCCATCTTGGTGCACTGCGCCGGCGGCTACCGCTCGGCCGCCGGCGCCAGCATCCTGGCCGCCGCGTTTCCCGAGGCGGAGGTGTTCGATTTGGGGGAGGCGGTGGAGGGGTTTTTAATAGGTGCTAGTACCTAA